In a single window of the Rattus norvegicus strain BN/NHsdMcwi chromosome 6, GRCr8, whole genome shotgun sequence genome:
- the Kcnf1 gene encoding potassium voltage-gated channel subfamily F member 1: MEPGLASEPTRSMDASAEQSLPEPGSQDSVAGDDIEIVVNVGGVRQVLYGDLLSQYPETRLAELINCLAGGYDTIFSLCDDYDPGKREFYFDRDPDAFKCVIEVYYFGEVHMKKGICPICFKNEMDFWKVDLKFLDDCCKSHLSEKREELEEIARRVQLILDDLGVDAAEGRWRRCQKCVWKFLEKPESSCPARVVAVLSFLLILVSSVVMCMGTIPELQVVDSEGNRVEHPTLENVETACIGWFTLEYLLRLFSSPNKLHFALSFMNIVDVLAILPFYVSLTLTHLGARMMELTNVQQAVQALRIMRIARIFKLARHSSGLQTLTYALKRSFKELGLLLMYLAVGIFVFSALGYTMEQSHPETLFKSIPQSFWWAIITMTTVGYGDIYPKTTLGKLNAAISFLCGVIAIALPIHPIINNFVRYYNKQRVLETAAKHELELMELNSSSAESKPGGSRSDLDTLPPEPAAREGPSWGSRLKLSHSDTFIPLLTEEKHHRTRLQSCK, from the coding sequence ATGGAACCGGGGCTTGCAAGCGAACCCACCAGGAGCATGGACGCATCTGCGGAGCAAAGCCTCCCAGAGCCAGGCAGCCAGGACTCTGTGGCAGGCGATGACATTGAGATCGTGGTAAATGTGGGGGGCGTGCGGCAGGTGCTCTATGGAGACCTGCTCAGCCAGTATCCCGAGACGCGGCTGGCAGAGCTCATCAACTGCTTGGCGGGGGGCTACGACACCATCTTCTCTCTGTGCGATGATTACGACCCAGGCAAGCGCGAATTCTACTTTGATCGGGACCCGGACGCGTTCAAGTGTGTCATTGAAGTATACTATTTCGGTGAGGTCCACATGAAGAAAGGCATCTGCCCTATCTGCTTCAAGAACGAGATGGACTTCTGGAAGGTGGACCTCAAATTCCTGGATGACTGTTGCAAGAGCCATCTGAGTGAGAAGCGCGAGGAACTGGAGGAAATCGCGCGCAGGGTGCAGCTCATCTTGGACGACCTGGGTGTAGACGCTGCCGAGGGCCGCTGGCGCCGCTGCCAGAAGTGTGTCTGGAAGTTCCTGGAGAAGCCGGAGTCTTCGTGCCCAGCGCGGGTGGTGGCAGTTCTATCCTTTTTGCTCATCCTTGTCTCCTCCGTGGTCATGTGCATGGGCACCATACCTGAGCTGCAAGTGGTGGACTCTGAAGGCAACCGCGTAGAGCACCCGACGCTGGAGAACGTGGAGACTGCTTGCATCGGCTGGTTCACTCTGGAGTACCTGCTGCGCCTCTTCTCATCGCCCAACAAGCTGCACTTTGCCCTGTCCTTCATGAACATTGTGGATGTGCTGGCCAttctccccttctatgtgagcCTCACACTCACGCATCTGGGTGCAAGAATGATGGAACTGACCAACGTGCAGCAGGCTGTGCAGGCCCTAAGGATCATGCGCATCGCACGCATCTTCAAGCTAGCCCGCCACTCCTCAGGCCTGCAGACCCTCACCTACGCTCTCAAGCGCAGTTTCAAGGAACTGGGGCTATTGCTTATGTACCTGGCCGTGGGCATCTTCGTCTTCTCCGCACTAGGCTACACCATGGAGCAGAGCCACCCTGAAACTCTGTTCAAGAGCATCCCCCAGTCCTTCTGGTGGGCTATCATCACCATGACCACAGTGGGCTATGGCGACATCTACCCCAAGACCACTCTGGGCAAGCTCAACGCGGCCATCAGCTTCTTGTGTGGGGTAATTGCCATTGCCTTGCCCATTCACCCCATCATTAACAACTTTGTCAGGTACTACAACAAACAACGTGTCCTGGAGACGGCAGCCAAGCATGAGCTGGAGCTGATGGAGCTCAACTCCAGCAGCGCAGAAAGCAAGCCCGGGGGCTCTCGCAGCGACCTGGACACCCTGCCCCCAGAGCCTGCTGCCAGGGAGGGGCCAAGTTGGGGTAGCCGGCTGAAGCTCTCACACAGCGATACCTTCATTCCCCTGCTGACAGAGGAGAAGCATCATAGGACCCGGCTACAGAGCTGCAAGTGA